In the genome of Borrelia coriaceae, one region contains:
- a CDS encoding tyrosine-type recombinase/integrase: protein MQREHLINKLIKENTQLNEELNLLKLNLKDKKTKQTRSIPIRFYLNDKIIRLVKRCIEKLKEKDPISGWFVYLLSITGCRGVEIQNVKLTDISKERSSDGEMFYSIRVNVAKKRNSICIREVVISKSEFNSIMQAHQNYFLSKGKDTRRTYLFQKSKVKFKDNKIDIINISKQFKELLVKSGFKYRKSLHICRNIFIASLKAKGYNSFEIKELMKYSSTSEIDNVYGLSSASKIQAYKDIKNSLN, encoded by the coding sequence ATGCAAAGAGAACATTTAATTAATAAGTTAATAAAGGAAAATACACAATTAAATGAAGAACTAAATCTTCTAAAACTTAATCTTAAAGATAAGAAAACCAAGCAAACAAGAAGTATTCCTATAAGGTTTTATCTTAATGATAAGATAATAAGATTAGTAAAGAGGTGTATAGAAAAACTTAAAGAAAAAGACCCAATCTCAGGATGGTTTGTATATTTACTCTCAATTACTGGTTGTAGAGGTGTTGAGATTCAAAATGTAAAACTTACTGATATCTCTAAAGAGAGAAGTAGTGATGGTGAAATGTTTTATTCTATTCGTGTAAATGTAGCTAAAAAAAGAAATAGTATATGCATAAGAGAAGTAGTCATTAGCAAATCTGAATTCAACTCTATAATGCAAGCGCATCAAAACTACTTTCTATCTAAAGGAAAAGACACAAGGCGTACATATCTCTTTCAAAAAAGTAAAGTTAAATTTAAAGACAACAAAATTGATATAATTAACATTTCAAAACAGTTTAAGGAATTACTAGTTAAATCTGGATTTAAATATCGTAAGTCCTTACATATATGCCGTAATATATTTATAGCATCACTTAAAGCTAAAGGATACAATTCATTTGAAATAAAAGAACTTATGAAATACTCATCCACTTCTGAAATTGATAATGTCTATGGCCTATCCAGTGCTAGTAAGATACAAGCTTACAAAGATATCAAAAATAGCTTAAATTAA
- a CDS encoding DNA adenine methylase encodes MKLLNREGSKYRYKANIISLFPKHTLYIEGFFGTGSIFFAKPLACYNILNDNSKFIYKLFYFLKQDPDLLYRRVREAIIYDRVINENQDKIEYVILRTLYSIYGTCSTTIKFNKNNSKKLFLEKLNTYKSKIKEMLNFAVLTSRDIFDFLNAVTKKDKIPSTFVYLDPPYSISRGRLHENRGWNLDCLEKLIIEMKRYNWKFAISEFDDKEVLELFLKYNLHINYIALSSGIANTFGHTKYEILATSYKTSKSSITCKNTRYIQKEIFSI; translated from the coding sequence TTGAAATTATTAAATAGAGAAGGCAGTAAGTATAGGTACAAAGCCAACATTATAAGTCTTTTTCCTAAACATACTTTATATATCGAAGGATTTTTTGGTACTGGATCTATATTTTTTGCAAAACCATTAGCTTGTTATAACATACTCAATGATAATTCTAAGTTTATATACAAGCTTTTTTATTTTTTAAAACAAGATCCTGATTTGCTTTACAGACGTGTAAGAGAAGCAATTATTTATGACAGAGTTATAAATGAGAATCAAGATAAAATAGAATATGTCATATTAAGGACTCTGTATTCTATTTATGGTACATGTAGTACAACTATAAAATTTAATAAAAATAATTCTAAGAAACTATTTTTAGAGAAGTTAAATACTTATAAATCCAAAATCAAAGAAATGCTTAATTTTGCAGTATTGACTTCTCGTGACATATTTGACTTTTTAAATGCTGTAACTAAGAAAGATAAGATTCCTTCAACATTTGTATATCTTGATCCTCCATATTCAATATCACGAGGTCGTTTGCATGAGAATCGGGGTTGGAATTTAGACTGTTTAGAAAAGCTCATTATAGAAATGAAGAGATATAATTGGAAGTTTGCAATAAGTGAATTTGATGATAAGGAGGTATTAGAACTTTTTTTAAAATATAATCTTCATATTAATTATATAGCTTTATCAAGTGGTATAGCTAATACTTTTGGTCATACTAAATATGAGATACTAGCAACTTCATACAAAACTAGTAAATCAAGTATAACTTGTAAAAACACTAGGTATATCCAAAAGGAAATATTCAGTATATAG